One Spinacia oleracea cultivar Varoflay chromosome 4, BTI_SOV_V1, whole genome shotgun sequence DNA segment encodes these proteins:
- the LOC110801525 gene encoding tubulin alpha-2 chain codes for MRECISIHIGQAGIQVGNSCWELYCLEHGIQADGQMPSDVTVGGGDDAFNTFFSETGAGKHVPRAVFVDLEPTVIDEVRTGTYRQLFHPEQLISGKEDAANNFARGHYTIGKEIVDLCLDRIRKLADNCTGLQGFLVFNAVGGGTGSGLGSLLLERLSVDYGKKSKLGFTIYPSPQISTSVVEPYNSVLSTHSLLEHTDVAVLLDNEAIYDICRRSLDIERPTYTNLNRLISQVISSLTASLRFDGALNVDVNEFQTNLVPYPRIHFMLSSYAPVISAEKAYHEQLSVAEITTSAFEPSSMMAKCDPRHGKYMACCLMYRGDVVPKDVNAAVATIKTKRTIQFVDWCPTGFKCGINYQPPGVVPGGDLAKVQRAVCMISNSTSVAEVFSRIDHKFDLMYAKRAFVHWYVGEGMEEGEFSEAREDLAALEKDYEEVGAEGAEDDEGDDEGEY; via the exons ATGAGGGAGTGCATTTCAATCCACATCGGTCAAGCTGGTATCCAGGTCGGAAATTCTTGCTGGGAGCTTTACTGTCTCGAGCATGGTATTCAG GCAGATGGCCAGATGCCCAGTGATGTAACTGTTGGAGGAGGAGATGATGCCTTCAACACCTTCTTCAGTGAGACTGGTGCTGGAAAGCATGTTCCCCGTGCTGTGTTTGTTGATCTTGAGCCCACTGTCATTGATGAAGTGAGAACTGGAACTTACCGCCAGCTTTTCCACCCTGAGCAGCTTATCAGCGGAAAGGAGGATGCTGCCAACAACTTTGCCCGTGGTCATTACACCA TTGGTAAGGAAATTGTTGACCTCTGCTTGGACCGTATCCGCAAGCTTGCTGATAACTGCACTGGGCTCCAGGGTTTTCTTGTCTTCAATGCTGTTGGTGGAGGAACTGGTTCTGGTCTTGGATCCCTCCTTTTGGAGCGTCTCTCTGTTGATTACGGAAAGAAATCCAAGTTGGGTTTCACCATTTACCCATCTCCCCAGATCTCAACATCAGTGGTTGAGCCCTATAACAGTGTCCTCTCAACCCACTCTCTCTTGGAGCACACTGATGTAGCTGTTCTTCTTGACAATGAAGCCATCTATGACATCTGCAGACGCTCACTTGATATTGAGCGTCCTACTTACACCAACCTTAACCGTCTCATATCTCAG GTTATCTCATCTTTGACTGCTTCTCTGAGGTTTGATGGTGCTCTAAATGTGGATGTGAACGAGTTCCAGACCAACCTTGTCCCATACCCCAGGATCCACTTCATGCTTTCCTCCTATGCCCCTGTTATCTCTGCTGAGAAGGCTTACCATGAGCAACTCTCAGTAGCTGAAATCACCACCAGTGCCTTTGAGCCATCTTCCATGATGGCCAAGTGTGACCCACGTCACGGAAAGTACATGGCTTGTTGTCTCATGTACCGTGGTGATGTTGTTCCCAAGGATGTGAATGCTGCAGTGGCCACCATTAAGACCAAGCGTACCATTCAGTTTGTTGACTGGTGCCCAACTGGATTCAAGTGTGGTATCAACTACCAGCCTCCTGGTGTTGTTCCTGGTGGTGACCTTGCTAAGGTCCAAAGGGCTGTGTGTATGATCTCAAACTCCACCAGTGTTGCTGAGGTGTTCTCGAGGATTGATCACAAGTTTGACCTTATGTATGCCAAGAGGGCCTTTGTTCACTGGTATGTTGGTGAGGGTATGGAGGAAGGTGAGTTCTCTGAGGCTCGTGAGgatcttgctgctctggagaaGGATTATGAGGAGGTCGGTGCTGAGGGTGCTGAAGATGATGAGGGTGATGATGAGGGCGAGTACTAA